A genomic window from Candidatus Liberibacter americanus str. Sao Paulo includes:
- the rpoZ gene encoding DNA-directed RNA polymerase subunit omega gives MSRVTVEDCIDKVENRFDLVLLASHRARNISQGARPTITSGNDKNTVLSLREIADGNLSPDDLEEDFIHSLQKHVEVDEPDSEINHSSDHDYYNDFSEQKQVAFRQMSERDLLDGMAGIVPPDKRDDS, from the coding sequence ATGTCTCGTGTTACGGTAGAAGATTGTATTGATAAAGTTGAAAATAGATTTGATCTCGTTCTTCTTGCTAGTCATCGTGCTCGTAATATATCACAAGGGGCTCGTCCAACTATTACATCTGGGAATGATAAAAATACAGTTTTATCATTGCGGGAGATCGCAGATGGTAACTTATCCCCAGATGATCTTGAAGAAGACTTCATCCATTCTCTTCAAAAACACGTTGAGGTTGATGAGCCTGATTCTGAAATAAATCACTCCTCAGATCATGATTATTATAATGATTTCTCTGAACAAAAACAGGTTGCTTTTAGACAGATGTCAGAAAGAGATCTCTTAGATGGTATGGCTGGGATAGTTCCTCCAGATAAAAGAGATGATTCTTGA
- a CDS encoding pyrophosphate--fructose-6-phosphate 1-phosphotransferase, with translation MVAGKVAFLTSGGIAPCLSSVIGMLISRYNEILPKADLIAYRSGYEGLLLDDKIEISSNMRQNAEKLINYGGSPIGNSRIKLTNIEDCIKRNLIHKDESPLEVAARHIIKDGISILHTIGGDDTNTTAADLLSYLRKKNHHLTIVGLPKTIDNDIIPINQSLGALTAAKMTANFFDNISNERSATPNSLIIHEVMGRNCGWLTACAAKYYLEMISNREYVDGFMFSSDFKGIDGIYLPEMLFDFERESERLKKIMQDKGSVAIFVSEGACHDAIIKDRESSGNNIQRDPFNNIMLDKINVGSWFADKFSSYIKAERSIVQKSGYFARSAPSEEEDLVLIKKMSYLAVDSAIDGMSGVIGEDERENNILKVIKFEDIKGGKKFDIKKPWFADILQHTGQKI, from the coding sequence ATGGTAGCAGGAAAAGTTGCTTTTTTAACGTCAGGCGGTATTGCTCCATGTCTGTCTTCAGTCATTGGAATGCTCATTAGTAGATATAACGAAATTCTTCCCAAAGCGGACTTAATTGCTTATCGTTCAGGATATGAAGGATTGCTTTTAGACGACAAGATTGAAATATCTTCAAATATGCGTCAAAATGCAGAAAAATTGATTAATTATGGCGGATCACCTATAGGAAATAGTCGTATAAAACTAACCAATATTGAAGATTGTATTAAACGCAATTTAATACACAAAGATGAAAGCCCTTTAGAAGTAGCAGCACGTCATATCATAAAAGATGGTATAAGTATTCTACATACGATAGGAGGAGATGATACGAATACTACAGCTGCAGATCTTCTAAGCTATTTAAGGAAAAAAAACCACCATCTTACCATAGTTGGATTACCTAAAACTATAGACAATGATATTATTCCTATAAATCAATCTTTAGGAGCATTAACGGCTGCTAAAATGACCGCAAATTTTTTCGATAATATTTCTAATGAGCGTAGTGCAACACCTAACAGTCTAATTATCCATGAAGTTATGGGGAGAAATTGTGGTTGGCTGACAGCATGTGCTGCAAAATATTATTTAGAAATGATTAGCAATAGAGAATATGTTGACGGATTTATGTTTTCATCTGACTTTAAAGGAATAGATGGTATCTATTTACCGGAAATGTTATTTGATTTCGAAAGAGAGTCTGAAAGACTTAAAAAAATTATGCAAGATAAAGGATCTGTTGCTATTTTTGTTTCCGAAGGAGCTTGTCATGATGCTATTATCAAGGATCGCGAATCATCTGGCAATAATATTCAAAGGGATCCCTTCAATAACATTATGCTTGATAAAATAAATGTAGGTTCTTGGTTTGCCGATAAATTTTCTAGTTACATAAAAGCAGAAAGATCTATTGTACAAAAATCAGGATATTTCGCTCGTTCTGCCCCCTCTGAAGAGGAAGATTTAGTTTTGATAAAAAAGATGTCTTATCTGGCAGTTGATAGCGCAATAGATGGCATGTCAGGTGTTATCGGAGAAGACGAAAGAGAAAATAATATTTTAAAGGTCATTAAATTCGAAGACATTAAAGGCGGGAAAAAATTTGATATAAAGAAACCGTGGTTTGCCGATATATTACAACATACAGGTCAAAAAATATAA
- a CDS encoding NAD+ synthase — translation MKQNCGNILQKSIKISIAQLNTTVGDIVGNISKARLARAEAASQGADLILFTELFISGYPPEDLVFKKHFIQACYDAMDSLRDDTNDNGPGIIIGFPRQYKDGVMNSVAILDEGNIIGIRDKINLPNYDEFHEKRNFLSGTINDFIEFRNIKIGVIICEDIWKNSDICHHLKKQGAELIFSINASPYCRDKLAKRHEIVRKQIEKINLPIVYANQVGGQDELVFDGNSFCFNHDNKLAFQMKHCEEQNMITQWIYDKKSRWHCKSDLPQYKTHISLSEELDYSVCVLGLRDYVKKNNFHKALIGISGGIDSALCATMAVDALGKENVQTIMLPYIYTSKQSLEDALTCTTRLGCQYDILPINDIVDNFFCLMSKIFKEKLTGIVAENIQSRIRANILMTISNKSGSILLTTSNKSEISVGYGTIYGDMTGGFNPIKDLYKTQIYRLASWRNSNCISGGLGPSGEVIPISIIEKPPSAELHFNQTDQESLPPYHILDYVIERMVEHEESCKIIAGEKYDLNDIHHIANLLYRSEYKRRQAALGIKITKKSFGRDRLYPISNKFRDK, via the coding sequence TTGAAGCAGAATTGTGGCAATATATTGCAAAAAAGTATAAAAATATCGATAGCACAACTTAATACAACTGTTGGAGATATTGTTGGTAATATCTCTAAAGCTCGACTTGCACGAGCAGAAGCAGCCTCTCAAGGTGCAGACCTTATCTTATTTACAGAACTATTTATATCTGGATATCCACCTGAAGATTTAGTATTCAAAAAACATTTTATACAAGCATGTTATGATGCAATGGATAGTCTGCGAGATGATACTAATGATAATGGTCCTGGAATAATTATAGGATTTCCTCGTCAATATAAAGATGGAGTTATGAATTCGGTTGCAATTCTTGATGAAGGCAATATCATTGGAATCCGCGATAAAATTAATCTTCCTAATTATGATGAGTTCCATGAGAAAAGAAATTTTCTATCAGGAACTATAAATGATTTTATTGAATTCCGAAATATTAAAATTGGCGTGATAATATGCGAAGATATTTGGAAAAATTCAGATATTTGCCATCATTTAAAAAAACAGGGAGCAGAATTAATTTTTTCTATCAATGCTTCGCCTTATTGTCGTGATAAATTGGCAAAACGACATGAAATAGTACGTAAGCAAATTGAAAAAATAAATTTACCAATTGTGTATGCCAATCAAGTTGGCGGACAAGATGAGCTAGTATTTGATGGCAACAGTTTTTGTTTTAATCATGATAATAAATTAGCTTTTCAAATGAAACACTGTGAAGAACAAAATATGATCACCCAATGGATATATGATAAAAAATCTCGTTGGCATTGCAAGAGTGATTTGCCTCAATACAAAACTCACATATCATTATCAGAGGAACTAGATTATAGTGTATGCGTTCTTGGTTTACGTGATTATGTAAAAAAAAATAACTTTCATAAAGCCCTTATTGGAATATCTGGAGGAATCGATTCAGCTTTGTGTGCTACAATGGCTGTTGATGCTCTAGGGAAAGAAAACGTACAAACAATCATGCTACCCTATATATACACGTCCAAGCAAAGCTTAGAAGATGCTTTAACGTGTACAACAAGATTAGGCTGTCAATACGATATCTTACCTATTAACGATATTGTTGATAATTTCTTTTGTCTAATGTCAAAAATATTCAAAGAAAAATTAACCGGCATCGTTGCAGAAAATATACAAAGTCGTATTAGAGCTAATATTTTAATGACAATATCTAATAAATCAGGATCAATACTACTAACGACAAGTAATAAATCGGAAATATCAGTCGGATATGGAACTATATATGGTGATATGACTGGAGGATTCAATCCAATCAAAGATCTTTATAAAACACAAATTTATAGATTAGCATCTTGGAGAAACTCAAATTGTATATCTGGAGGATTGGGACCTAGCGGCGAGGTTATTCCTATTAGTATTATTGAAAAACCCCCTTCTGCTGAGTTGCATTTTAATCAAACGGATCAAGAATCTTTGCCACCTTATCATATTTTAGATTATGTTATTGAACGAATGGTTGAACATGAAGAATCTTGTAAAATAATTGCAGGAGAAAAATATGATTTGAATGACATTCATCATATAGCAAACCTATTATATCGATCTGAATACAAACGTAGACAGGCTGCATTAGGCATAAAAATCACCAAAAAAAGCTTTGGTCGCGATCGATTATATCCAATAAGCAATAAATTTAGAGATAAATAG
- the thrS gene encoding threonine--tRNA ligase: protein MHQNISLTFPDGSTKDFSINTTGYDVAESISKSLAKKAIAIVLNGKILDLSETIHEGSIEIITYEDPRSLSIIRHSCAHIMAEAVQSIWPGTKVAIGPVIENGFYYDFDKKEPFSTADFPKIEKKMKEIIHRNSIFVKKIMSRESAKELFKSKKEEYKVEIIDKIPSEQDITIYDQGGWIDLCRGTHMRSTGQVKMFFKLMKVAGAYWRGDSSRPMLSRIYGTVWNSQKELTQYLDFLAETEKRDHRKLAREMNLFHVADDGSGVIFWHKKGWQLFKNLISYMRRKIDNDYEEINTPQVLDKSLWEKSGHWDWYRENMFSVKCADEEKEDVRSFALKPMNCPGHVEVFKHGLKSYRELPIRLAEFGSVYRNEPSGALHGLMRVRGFTQDDAHVFCTKEQMANECIKIHDLIVSVYRDFGFDKITVKLSTRPEKRVGSDLLWDDAEHILKDVLNTIEKSSNGNIDTGILPGEGAFYGPKFEYVLKDAIGRDWQCGTTQIDFNLPDRFDAYYINQKSEKCHPVMIHRAIFGSIERFIGILIENFGGNLPLWISPIQVIVTTITSSTINYANEVAMILRSNGLSVETDFRNEKINYKIREHSVKKIPVIIICGNKEADDRSVNIRRLGSQSQTSINLSNAVEILKNESLPPDMIKKI from the coding sequence ATACATCAAAATATAAGCTTAACATTCCCTGATGGTTCAACCAAGGATTTTTCCATAAATACAACGGGATATGATGTTGCAGAATCTATATCAAAATCTTTAGCTAAAAAAGCAATTGCTATTGTATTAAATGGTAAAATATTGGACTTATCGGAAACAATACATGAAGGATCAATTGAAATAATAACTTATGAAGATCCTAGGTCCTTATCAATTATTCGCCACAGCTGTGCTCATATCATGGCTGAAGCAGTGCAGAGTATATGGCCAGGGACTAAAGTAGCAATTGGTCCAGTGATAGAAAACGGTTTTTACTATGATTTTGACAAGAAAGAACCTTTTAGCACTGCTGATTTCCCTAAAATTGAAAAAAAAATGAAAGAAATTATTCACAGAAATTCTATTTTTGTAAAAAAGATAATGTCTCGTGAATCAGCAAAGGAATTATTTAAATCTAAGAAAGAAGAATATAAAGTAGAAATTATAGATAAAATTCCATCAGAACAAGATATAACCATTTATGACCAAGGTGGCTGGATTGATCTATGTCGTGGAACACATATGCGATCGACAGGACAAGTCAAAATGTTTTTTAAATTAATGAAAGTAGCAGGAGCATATTGGCGAGGAGATAGTTCTCGCCCAATGTTATCACGCATTTATGGCACTGTATGGAATTCTCAAAAAGAGCTAACACAATACTTAGATTTTCTTGCAGAAACTGAAAAACGAGATCATAGAAAGCTTGCACGTGAAATGAATCTTTTCCATGTAGCAGATGATGGATCAGGAGTTATTTTTTGGCATAAAAAAGGATGGCAGTTATTTAAAAATCTTATATCTTATATGCGAAGAAAAATTGATAATGATTATGAAGAAATCAATACTCCTCAAGTATTAGATAAATCTCTTTGGGAAAAATCAGGTCACTGGGATTGGTATAGGGAAAATATGTTCTCCGTCAAATGTGCTGATGAAGAAAAAGAAGACGTACGTTCATTTGCTCTCAAGCCAATGAATTGCCCCGGGCATGTCGAAGTTTTCAAACACGGATTGAAATCTTATCGTGAACTTCCTATTCGTTTGGCAGAGTTCGGATCTGTATATCGCAACGAACCATCTGGAGCATTACATGGGTTAATGCGTGTACGTGGCTTTACACAAGATGATGCACATGTTTTTTGTACTAAAGAACAAATGGCTAATGAATGTATTAAAATTCATGATCTCATAGTATCAGTGTATAGAGACTTTGGATTTGATAAAATTACTGTTAAACTTTCTACTCGCCCAGAAAAACGTGTTGGTTCTGACCTATTATGGGATGACGCTGAACACATTCTAAAAGATGTCCTTAATACTATAGAAAAATCATCTAATGGAAATATTGATACTGGTATTTTACCAGGCGAAGGGGCTTTTTACGGGCCAAAATTTGAATACGTATTGAAAGATGCTATTGGTCGAGATTGGCAATGTGGAACCACACAAATTGATTTTAATCTTCCTGATAGATTTGACGCATACTATATTAATCAGAAATCTGAAAAATGTCATCCTGTTATGATACATAGAGCTATATTTGGATCTATTGAACGCTTTATTGGCATTTTAATTGAAAATTTTGGAGGAAACTTACCACTATGGATTTCTCCTATACAAGTGATTGTAACAACTATTACTTCATCTACTATCAATTATGCTAATGAAGTTGCAATGATTTTAAGAAGCAACGGCCTATCAGTTGAAACAGATTTTCGAAATGAAAAAATAAATTATAAAATAAGAGAACATTCTGTAAAAAAAATTCCAGTTATAATTATATGCGGCAATAAAGAAGCAGATGATCGTTCTGTTAATATTAGACGCCTTGGATCACAATCACAAACATCTATAAATCTTTCAAATGCAGTAGAAATACTTAAAAATGAATCTCTGCCACCTGATATGATCAAAAAAATCTGA
- a CDS encoding cold-shock protein, whose protein sequence is MATGSIKWFCLNKGYGFIEPSVGERDVFLHKSAVINAGISVKGGEKVSYDFIKDDATGKTYADNLKLL, encoded by the coding sequence GTGGCTACTGGTTCTATTAAGTGGTTTTGTCTTAATAAGGGGTATGGATTTATTGAGCCCAGTGTTGGTGAAAGAGATGTTTTTTTGCATAAATCTGCTGTTATAAATGCCGGCATATCTGTAAAAGGCGGCGAAAAAGTTTCTTATGATTTCATAAAAGACGATGCCACAGGAAAAACTTATGCAGATAATCTTAAGCTTCTGTAG
- the recG gene encoding ATP-dependent DNA helicase RecG: MRPTYLNPLFSPLSTIHGVGSKYITLFSKIVDYGNSSEIRFIDLLFYYPSSFIDRRYRPKISEICEGHIVTITGYIKNNNISISSKNRTYKIVISDSTGDITLLFFHKKNKWLNNIFFEGRKITVTGQIKKFNNQLTMIHPNYIFQDSQNTILPVIEPVYSLPSGLSKNFFKKVICEALARLPKLPEWLDDDLLKKKSFPPLAEAFKSTHNPSDENHFNWNSPNRERLAYDEFLAGQISLLLMRAQFKKEKGFPINIKEDLGKDILKRLPFTPTDSQLSAIKDVIQDMSQKNRMLRILQGDVGSGKTLVALIAMVAAVESGGQAVIMAPIALLAHQHYEFIKKYTQKYNISIEIITGNISKSQRKIALERIANGEAKIIIGTHALFQDSIKYHKLILIVVDEQHRFGVQQRLKLTQKGISPHVLLMTATPIPRTLVITAFGDMNISKITEKPIGRKPIKTGIIPISKVNEVIKRLKNVLSKGKKAYWICPQIEGNEESNLFSVTERFKILQEHFNSEIGLIHGKMSDTDKELIMGSFKNGKCKLLVATTVIEVGIDIIDASIIIIEHAEHFGLTQLHQLRGRVGRGKELSSCILLYYPPLSKISHTRLSTIRNTEDGFIIAEEDLKQRGEGEIFGIKQSGMPKFLAAKPELHADLLEMARNDAKLLLQKDPNLKSKRGQAIRILLYLYRYNEAFKFIDAG, translated from the coding sequence ATGCGCCCTACCTATCTTAATCCACTATTTTCACCTTTATCTACTATTCATGGAGTAGGTTCAAAATATATTACACTATTCTCTAAAATTGTAGACTATGGCAATAGCAGTGAGATACGTTTCATTGATTTACTATTCTACTATCCTTCATCTTTTATTGATCGCAGATATCGTCCAAAAATTTCTGAAATTTGCGAAGGACACATCGTAACAATAACAGGTTATATTAAAAACAATAACATCTCAATATCATCAAAAAATCGCACTTATAAAATTGTAATAAGCGATAGTACAGGTGATATAACATTATTGTTTTTTCATAAAAAAAATAAATGGCTAAATAATATATTTTTTGAAGGTAGAAAAATTACAGTTACAGGACAAATAAAAAAGTTCAATAATCAGCTTACAATGATTCATCCTAACTATATTTTTCAAGATTCTCAAAACACGATATTGCCAGTTATAGAGCCAGTTTACTCACTACCATCTGGATTATCTAAAAATTTTTTTAAAAAAGTAATCTGTGAAGCACTAGCAAGATTGCCAAAATTACCTGAATGGTTAGATGACGATCTATTGAAAAAGAAATCTTTTCCTCCATTAGCAGAAGCTTTTAAATCTACCCATAATCCAAGCGATGAGAATCATTTCAATTGGAATTCTCCAAACAGAGAAAGATTAGCTTATGATGAATTTTTAGCTGGACAAATATCACTTTTACTTATGAGAGCACAATTTAAAAAAGAAAAAGGATTTCCTATAAATATTAAAGAAGATTTGGGTAAGGATATACTGAAAAGGCTTCCATTCACTCCTACAGACAGTCAACTATCAGCTATTAAAGATGTTATTCAAGATATGTCTCAAAAAAATCGTATGCTACGTATTTTACAAGGAGATGTTGGATCAGGGAAAACGCTAGTAGCATTAATAGCTATGGTTGCAGCAGTAGAATCAGGAGGACAAGCCGTTATTATGGCACCTATTGCACTCTTGGCACATCAGCACTATGAATTTATTAAAAAATATACTCAAAAGTATAATATAAGTATTGAAATTATTACAGGGAACATATCAAAATCTCAAAGAAAAATAGCATTAGAACGAATAGCAAATGGTGAAGCAAAAATCATCATTGGAACTCATGCTCTTTTTCAAGATTCAATTAAATATCATAAACTAATTTTAATAGTTGTCGACGAACAACACAGATTTGGAGTACAGCAACGATTAAAATTAACCCAAAAAGGAATTTCTCCTCATGTATTGCTTATGACTGCAACACCAATTCCCCGCACATTAGTTATAACAGCTTTTGGTGATATGAATATATCTAAAATAACAGAAAAACCTATAGGAAGAAAACCAATTAAGACAGGTATTATTCCTATTAGCAAAGTAAACGAAGTCATCAAAAGACTGAAAAATGTTTTATCAAAAGGTAAAAAAGCTTATTGGATATGTCCCCAAATAGAAGGAAATGAAGAATCAAATTTATTCTCAGTTACAGAACGTTTCAAAATACTGCAAGAACACTTTAACTCAGAAATAGGACTAATCCATGGAAAAATGTCTGATACCGACAAAGAATTAATAATGGGTTCTTTTAAAAATGGGAAATGTAAACTTTTAGTTGCAACAACCGTTATTGAAGTTGGCATCGATATTATAGATGCATCTATTATTATTATAGAACATGCAGAACATTTTGGGCTCACACAACTACACCAATTAAGAGGACGAGTAGGACGAGGAAAAGAACTTTCTAGTTGTATTTTGCTATATTATCCACCTTTAAGCAAAATAAGTCATACAAGATTATCTACAATCAGGAATACAGAAGATGGATTTATAATCGCTGAAGAAGATTTAAAACAGAGAGGAGAAGGAGAAATTTTTGGAATTAAACAATCGGGAATGCCAAAATTTCTCGCAGCAAAACCTGAATTACACGCTGATTTACTAGAAATGGCACGTAATGATGCTAAGCTTCTGCTGCAAAAAGATCCAAATCTAAAAAGCAAAAGAGGACAAGCTATACGCATACTTCTATACTTGTACAGATATAACGAAGCATTTAAATTTATTGATGCTGGATAA
- a CDS encoding succinate dehydrogenase assembly factor 2, with amino-acid sequence MIDIALIRKNMNLRCRKIVYRCWRRGTREMDLILGSFVDKYILDLSEAELDMLELIIEKDDGSLFKWISGSEEIPEDLRIPIFNKICAYYSFNRDCNVFLENIK; translated from the coding sequence ATGATAGATATAGCGTTAATAAGAAAAAACATGAATTTACGTTGTCGGAAAATTGTTTATCGATGTTGGAGACGAGGAACTCGTGAAATGGATCTTATTTTAGGATCTTTTGTGGATAAATACATTTTAGATCTTAGCGAAGCCGAACTAGATATGCTTGAATTGATTATTGAGAAAGATGATGGAAGTCTTTTTAAATGGATTTCTGGATCAGAAGAGATACCGGAAGATCTACGCATACCAATTTTCAATAAAATTTGTGCTTATTATTCTTTTAATCGTGATTGCAATGTTTTTTTGGAAAACATTAAATGA